A single Loxodonta africana isolate mLoxAfr1 chromosome 12, mLoxAfr1.hap2, whole genome shotgun sequence DNA region contains:
- the C1QTNF8 gene encoding LOW QUALITY PROTEIN: complement C1q tumor necrosis factor-related protein 8 (The sequence of the model RefSeq protein was modified relative to this genomic sequence to represent the inferred CDS: inserted 1 base in 1 codon; substituted 4 bases at 4 genomic stop codons) — MAAPVLVLLVLALPLGAWPGLGLHRRPCVQCXLLSWPPATYPGLYALRRGADEWGQLPHVWPTIHITILKGEKGELSTRGCSELSGEEGPLDVWGLRGXKGQKVQAGPPGSPCQRAYTAFSVGCXGRLHSANGMQVMPFDMELVNLDNAFNLSAGRFLCTKPGIYFLSLTVRTWNHKETXPIHKVXTRQPVAVLYAQPSDRSLMQGQSLLLPLATSDAIWVCLFQHDHDSTIYGEPEDFYITFLSQLVKPDTEL; from the exons ATGGCAGCCCCTGTCcttgtgctcctggtgctggcaCTGCCCTTGGGGGCCTGGCCAGGTCTGGGGCTGCACAGGAGGCCATGTGTCCAATGTTGACTCCTCTCCTGGCCCCCAGCCACCTACCCTGGCCTGTATGCCCTAAGGAGAGGGGCTGACGAGTGGGGGCAGCTGCCCCATGTGTGGCCCACCATCCACATCACCATCCTCAAAG GTGAGAAAGGTGAGCTCAGTACCAGAGGCTGCTCTGAGCTGAGTGGGGAGGAGGGCCCCCTGGATGTCTGGGGCCTCCGGGGCTGAAAGGGCCAGAAGGTGCAGGCAGGGCCACCGGGCAGCCCATGCCAGCGTGCCTACACAGCCTTCTCGGTGGGCTGCTGAGGGAGGCTACACAGTGCCAATGGCATGCAGGTCATGCCCTTCGACATGGAGCTAGTGAACCTGGACAATGCCTTCAACCTGTCTGCTGGCCGCTTCCTATGCACCAAGCCGGGCATTTACTTCTTGAGCCTCACCGTGCGCACCTGGAACCACAAGGAGACCTAACCTATACATAAGG GAACCCGGCAGCCTGTGGCTGTGCTGTATGCGCAGCCCAGTGATCGCAGCCTCATGCAGGGCCAGAGCCTGCTGCTGCCGCTGGCCACCTCTGACGCCATCTGGGTTTGTCTGTTCCAGCATGACCACGACAGTACCATCTACGGAGAACCCGAGGACTTCTACATCACCTTCCTCAGCCAACTGGTCAAGCCAGACACTGAGCTCTAG
- the TEKT4 gene encoding tektin-4 yields MAQSDVLLTQKPAPQTVQVCELPRKVYDVARNTGPYTSAGLATASFRTSKYLVDEWFQNCYARYHQAFADRDQSERQIHESQQLAADTEALAQRTQEDSTRRVGERLQDTHGWKSELQRQIEELLAETDLLLAQKLRLERALDATALPYSIAIDNLQCRERRQHPDLVRDYVEMELLKEAELIRNIQELLKRTIMQAVNQIQLNRKHKETCEMDWSDKVEAYNIDETCSRYHNQSTDVQFHLHSARLEESDSTPETWAKFSRDNLYHAERERLASANLRQLIDCILRDMSEDLRLQCDAVNLAFGRRCEELEDASHKLEHHLCKTLREITDQEHNIAALKQAIKDKEVPLKVAQTRLYQRSHRPNVELCRDAAQFRLVSEVEELNMSLTVLKEKLLEAEQSLSNLEDTRMSLEKDIAIKTNSLFIDRQKCMAHRAHYPTVLRLAGYQ; encoded by the exons ATGGCGCAGTCGGATGTGCTCCTAACCCAGAAGCCGGCGCCGCAGACCGTGCAAGTGTGCGAGCTGCCGCGGAAGGTGTACGACGTGGCGCGCAACACTGGCCCCTACACGTCTGCGGGCCTGGCTACTGCCAGCTTCCGCACCTCCAAGTACCTGGTGGACGAGTGGTTCCAGAACTGCTATGCACGCTACCACCAGGCCTTCGCCGACCGCGACCAATCTGAGCGGCAGATCCACGAAAGCCAGCAGCTGGCCGCTGACACGGAGGCGCTGGCGCAGCGCACGCAGGAGGACAGCACGCGCAGGGTGGGCGAGCGGTTGCAGGACACCCACGGCTGGAAGTCTGAGCTGCAGCGCCAGATCGAGGAGCTGCTGGCGGAGACCGACCTGCTGCTGGCGCAGAAGCTGAGGCTGGAGCGCGCCCTCGACGCCACGGCCCTGCCCTACTCCATTGCCATCGACAACCTGCAGTGCCGTGAGCGCCGCCAACACCCCGACCTCGTTCGCGACTATGTGGAGATGGAGCTGCTGAAG gaGGCTGAGCTCATCCGGAACATTCAGGAGCTCCTGAAAAGGACTATCATGCAAGCTGTGAACCAGATCCA GCTGAACCGGAAGCACAAAGAGACTTGTGAGATGGACTGGTCTGACAAGGTGGAGGCCTACAACATCGACGAGACTTGCTCCCGCTACCACAACCAGAGCACCGACGTGCAGTTCCACCTGCACTCGGCCCGGCTGGAAGAGAG CGACTCCACGCCCGAGACGTGGGCCAAGTTCAGCAGGGACAACCTGTACCACGCTGAGCGTGAGCGCCTGGCCTCAGCCAACCTGCGGCAGCTCATCGACTGCATCCTGCGGGACATGTCCGAGGACCTGCGGCTGCAGTGCGACGCTGTGAACCTGGCCTTTGGGCGTCGCTGCGAGGAGCTGGAGGACGCAAGCCACAAGCTGGAACACCACCTGTGCAAG ACGCTTCGGGAGATCACAGACCAGGAGCACAACATTGCGGCCCTGAAGCAGGCCATCAAGGACAAGGAGGTGCCCCTGAAGGTGGCTCAGACTCGCCTTTACCAGCGTTCACACCGGCCCAACGTGGAGCTGTGCCGTGATGCTGCCCAGTTCAG GCTGGTAAGTGAGGTGGAGGAGCTGAACATGTCCCTCACAGTACTCAAGGAGAAGCTTCTGGAAGCAGAGCAGTCGCTGAGCAACCTGGAGGACACACGCAtgagcctggagaaggacatcgccATCAAGACCAACAGCCTCTTCATCGACCGCCAGAAGTGCATGGCCCACCGTGCCCACTACCCCACTGTGCTCCGGCTGGCCGGCTACCAGTGA